From Felis catus isolate Fca126 chromosome B4, F.catus_Fca126_mat1.0, whole genome shotgun sequence:
CCAATGGAAAAGATATCCCTTTCTTGTTTGCTTAAGTAAAACCTTAAAAGTTAGTTTGATTGGACCTTACTGGGGTCATCAAACTTTGAGCCGCTCTCTTCTATGAGTGAGGCCTTGGCCACATGCCCACCTGTGTTATGTGGTGCTAATGTGTGGTTTGAGAATTGGTAAGATGTGCTTCTGAAATGAAACAAGGCAAAGTGTCATTGGTTGCTAAGgagattaaaaattcaaaagatgTCTCTTACATGTTAGCACTAATAAAGGATGAAAGAACGAAAACATAATGAAATGTGTTTAGAATAGATTTCTTTCCTCCAACcacagttttacagtttcaggtatGCCCAACACCTGTTTTTTGTCTATCCATTTCCCATTGCTTTAAAATGGTGGATTCTTCTAATAGAGATGTTTCTTAATCTGTGCTCTCAGAATGACAAATGTCTCTGTCTTCTAAAAAGTAAAGTTTGGGTTTAATATTTCTAGTATGCATCAGAAACTTTCTTACTAAAAGAGTTGGAAATTTTTAAGAGTATTGAAAAAGGAAGactctaaaaataaagtgaataagttctgtgtacattttatttcatgaatttaCAGATCGGCACattaattataaaggaaattatCAATTTAACATTAATAAGGTGTTCATTGTTTTTGATAAGTTCTCCTACTTGGGAAATAATGTGTGGATAGATCATTCTAGTCATTCCAATCCACTTAAGCCAGAATACAACATACATACTATATGTAACTGACTTTCACATAAAGAAATAAGACATTTGTACTAGAATGCTCAAGTCTTTAGGAACACAGCTATGAAATGGTTGTACCTTTTTCCAATCACTGTTTAACCTTGCTGTTTTGATTTCTCCCTTTGTATTCCTGAACTATTTCAGTCAGTTTCTATAACGTCCAGTTATCTTTTAGGGATTAACATTTAgtgaaatggaattttaaatctttcatttcatttatataaaaacaagCCAGTGCCCAGCAGTTTGTAGACCTTGGGTTGGTAAGTCAGggatgagaaagaggaaaagggcaAATGTCTTTACAAACGTGAGGCCCAGGCAGTGATAGCCTATAGTTAATTATGTAGTTAGTTATGTTGCTGATACGTACAAAGctattatgtttcctttttttcagttctttgatttcttccatcagagttttatagttttcctcatatagatcttacacatattttgttagatttgtacctaagttgtttatttttttctctactccaTTCCTGTCAAACGCTGCCTTTAAAGATTCCTACAGCGAGCCGCAAAATAACAATATTAACTGGATAAGAAATGATTCTTGCCTTTATGGTTACACAATCCCCCAAACTCCAGTGGATACAAGCACAATATATCTGAAACGTTTTGTCATGTGAGGTTTCACTCGGATGCATAGGTGCTACATCCCAGCAAGCATCCAAATGGAGAACTACAGTCCAGTTTCACTTTTTAAGAGACAGGCTGTTTTCTGTAATTTGGTGGATTTACTGCTTTTGTTTGCCATGTAGTGTGAGAAGAAGTAGGAAAATCTCATGAACCTGGCTGTTTTACAAGTGTAACAGTTTCACTGCCTCACATTCTCCTCAGCCTTCCTTATACacggggaggtggtggggggtgacttcctacttttttttttttatatccaagttagttaacatatagtgtaaaaatggtttcaggagtagaatttagtgattcatcacttacatataacactcagtgctcatcccaaaaagtgctccttaatgcccatcacccatttagcccatgcccccacccaacaccctcaacaacccttagtttgttctctgtattaaagagtctcttacagtttgcctccctctctgtttttatcttatttttccttcctttttcctatgttcatctgttttgttctttaaattccacatatgagtgaaatcatatgatagttgtctttctctgactggcttatttcgcttagcataatacattctagttccatccatgttgttgcaaatagcaagatttcattctttttgattgctgtgtactattctattgtatatatatgccatatcttctttatccatttatcagtcgatggacatttgggctctttccgtaatttggctattgttgatagcgctgctataaacattggagtgcatgtgtcctttcaagtcagcatttttatatgctttggataaattcctagtagtaaaatttctgggtcataggggagctctattttttaactttttgaggaaactccatactgttttccagagtggctgcaccagtttgcattcccaccagcatttcTCCATAACATTgccttgtttcctgagttgttgattttagccattctgcaggtgcgaggtggtatctcattgtggttttgctttgtatttccctgatgatgagtgatgttgagcatcttttcatgtatctgttagccatctggatgtcttctttggaaaagtgtatttatgtcttttgcccatttcctcgctggattatttgtattttgggtgttgagtttgatgagttccttacagattgtggatactaaccttttatctgatatgccatttgaaaatattttctcccattccatcggttgccttttagttatgttgattgtttcctttgctgtgcagaagtggtttttgtttttttttaatcttgatgaggtcccaatagttcatttttctttttgtttcccttgcctccagagacaagTCTAATAAGAAgttctgtggccaaggtcaaaggggttgttgtctgttttctcctgtagtattttgatgatttcctgtcctacatttaggtctttctgcttttttaataAACCTAATTATTATTGATCCATTTGCAGTCTTATTTAGAATTTCAAGTGCCTCTTGCCTTCAGCTTTGTCCTCATCTGAAATTGTtaagcaaatggaaaaatcacCACTCCATGCCTATCGCATATTTAAAACAATAGTTACAGTGAATATAATATGAACTTTTTTGCATgatttaaaattaacaaaaaggaatttaattagagagagagtgcaaaagcgggggaaggggcagaggaagagagagagagaatcttaagcagacaccacactcagtgtggagcccaactcggggctcaatcccatgaccctgggatcacgacctgagccaaaatcaaaagtcagacactcaactcactgagccacccaggcacacctttaaaaatgtttaatatcttaaaaacatAGAATGTTAAGTGTAATATCAGGTTTTATCATTTTGGAGGTCTGTAATGGTAGTAACTAAAGATTTTTGGTACTTAAAATTAGTTTTGGCTTTGGAAGTGATGTCAAATTGTCTTAACGTCAGGGAACTGAGTTCTGGGCAAGTCTCAGAAAAGTAAGTATGTACTGGAAAGCATCTCATTAGTGTCCATAACTTTCTATTACTTAAACTAAGGATGTATACacatctttttcctttcatacTTTTTACAATAGGGTACTTTTTGAGGTTGCTTTTTTGGAACCTCTCCACAGTTTTCTAAACCAATAGTCAGCATTGATTTATCTTTTGTGGTATGTgtggaaaatattctttaaactTTTGACTTGGGGGTAAACTGCTttgaattcaagaaataaaatgccaCACAAGTTTAGTAAAGAAATTTTTGTTGTGTCTTTTCCTGAAAATTAAGCATTCTGATTTTGGGGAACTAGAGGTTGAGAAACTTTACTTCTGGTGTAAACATGGATTGATTTCTTAATACTTTGGTAATAAAGAGCAACAGCAAATCCTCTCTAAGTGGTTTTTCAGGGCAGTGAGTATTTGAAAAGAGCAAAACAATAAAAGGGATCAGACACTCTGTAATGACTGGCAGCTGTTGGACTTACGGTATGTTGGGAGGTGCAGATGTGAGGCAAACATTATGTACCTCAGAGACAACTAAGATACCTTTGAAGAGGGTGAGGCTCTGCTATTACAGTGCCCATAAAGCCTTCAGCCATTCCTCTCTTCTGAAGTTTCTTTCACCTAATGTTACCACAGTATCCCATGTACAACCACAAACACTCTCAACAGGAGACAGCACACATTCACGTTATTCAGTCACAGGAGATAAAACATGTTTGTTCAGCTTCTACTTGTAGTGACAGTTAGTTTCTGAGTTTAAAATACCCAGATGTATCCTTTCCAGCTGTAATTCGATTGATAACCATCCAGGTTCTGATCACCACAACTCTAAAACTTAGGACCTGGGTGATAATTTGACTAGAATGATAATGTGGGCAAAACAATATACTGTGTATTCAATACAGGGGAAGACAAGATgattgggtggggggaaggcaacCACAATTTAAAAGTAAGATAAACAGGAAACACTTTCCATAGCAGTGTCATATATTTATCACtagcccccccacacacacattatgtaatctttttttccccaaaatagtGAATGTAAGGTAACTGAGAGGATGAGTGAATGATGACACAGGGATCAGTTTTATCACATCCTGCAATGTGAAATGAATTCTTGGTTATCAAATTTAGCTGCTTCCCTTTCTGTCCCCTTCAAGTATTTTGTACTTGTCTTTTCTTGAGCATGGATGATAAGACTACTGGAGATTTGCTATGAGAAGACAATATGGTTAAGTAATCACAACAGCCATTAAAACAAGAACACACCATTTCTCAGTACTTGAAAGCTGAAACTGTGTATTTATGTCCACAGGACTTAACTTACTTCACAAATGCTATTTTAATTGATAGTGACAGCAACTAGTACTATATGGTTCCTCAGTGTCAGGACACAAGTTAGgtgatttttaataatgttttaccCATTTAATCACCACAACCTAGAAacataatcaaaaagaaaataatttgtttttctgttattacATTATCATAAACATATTAATGACGAAAGACTCTAGGTACAAGTTCCAAGAACATATTCACACAATAGTGTTTAAGTGtgactatttttcaaaattacccAATGAAACATTTCCCATGATCCATTACTTAAGCTGAATATAATTAGTCATGTTCactatttctttctctatttGCATCCACTTATGGACGCTATgagtgaaaaacaaaagatacaatAAGCTATTAAGTGTGTGTTCATCAGAACACCCacaattatgaatattttatgttttatacaaGGAATGTGACACCGCGTGGTTTGCATTTAGGTTTAAATACCcctattatgttaaaaataaaaagaaaatcaaccttTCTTGTGGGCTGAACAATGCTTCCAGgccccttttctttcttaccaCTACTGTTGTTTTGGATATGCAGGCTCACTGGCTAGGAGAACTTGAGTAACTCCTTATGTATCTTCCAATACAAAGCATCCCCTTTATACTAAACATTAATGAGATTTGGGGATTTTGTCCATGGAATTTTGTTCCAATACACTTCATCTTTAATATGTTTATCATCCCTAATTATGAGTATGTTATATATCAGAACTGTGATGTATAGCTCTAGCACCGGCCTTTGAGGAACTACCATTCTACAAACAGAGCCAGAAAATACAACACAGAAATATAATTACTGAAAtacaaaattcttattttatattcattccaATTCACACATATACTTTACCTTCTTTACTATCACAAATACAAGTATCTCAAAtccttctggaaaataaatgGGTAGATTTCTCTGACAGTCTTACCTCTTATATCCCTCCAACTTGCCGTCTTAAGATCCAATGCCAGATACTTTCCAGATGTCACAAATCCAAATCACTGTTCTTGAGGGCATTTCCAGAAGTTTGCCACAGTTAGCAGCTAAGTATTACTGTCAGAGTTAATGCTCCCTAAGATCAACCTTCAATCAATGTATATgataggtgtatatatacacaggcCTATATGTcaatacattttaggattgtgCTTTACACTATTTCCCTTCTAAGAATAAATTTTAGTGGCCTTTTATGGTACCTGGCATAATAATGGGCAATTTAGTGGCTGTCTTCCCTTGCCTGTATCGTTTTCTCCCTTCTGAGTCCTTCCAAACAAATTGCTTGCACTGGTATTAAGATTTGACTACAGGGTGAAAAcactaagataaaaataaaatgttaactctAATTTCTACAGAATATTActgaacatttaaattattttggtcACCTCACTTCTCCAAAGTTGCCATAAGAAACCAGCTtttgtttaaaagttatttattttggaagtcCTGTTCTTGATTATTCAGggtcaaaaataatataattaattagcTAGAATAAATGGTCAGCTCCTAAAGGAAATTATATTCAAACATATACCTTTAAATAAGGCTTACAATGGGAGTAACAAGAATGAATGTCACACAGGAAGAAGTTTTTCTAAAACTTGATTCATATGAAAAACCAAACACTAAGTGAATAAGAGCAAAGGAAGAATCTAGTTTTGAATAAAGAATCAGGATTTACAAGTTAGACATTTTAAACACTTACCTTAAATACTTAGAGTTGTGTTATAGTGTATATCACTCAACAGTATTTATTaacaatttataatttaagaTGCATGATTTTTAGGTATAGAGAGCTAAGTAATTAGGGAGTGTACTCCACTTAAGAACTTAAATCCTAACAGCCTATGTTTGACACTAAAAAGCTACTAATTGCTTCCTATTCATATTTAACATTCTCCACAATAATATTTCGGTTCCTCAGTAAAGTGGTGTAAAGGATACCAAGCTTAATCCTAGTActtatggagaaggaaaaaatgaatagtGTCCAGGACACAGGAAATGCTTGTGAACGAAAGGTAAATAATTTGAAGACCCTACTACATAGTTCCCTTTTGCTTAAACACATTGAAAAATGTACAACATTCATAAGTGTTTCCTAGTTGGATGGTACAAATACTTTAAGGACAATGTATATTGGTAGATGCATCATAAAACCTTGGGTAACTAACTTATCTGTATATTAGTATATGTTTCATCCACTATGGCTGGGTTAGGCCATTTGTCTAAGAGGATTCCTTTGTGTTACCCTTTGAAAGGCTTCCTTTACTTCCTTGTTCCTCAAGGTATAGATAACAGGATTCAGAGCAGGGGTGACCACTGTGTACATGAGTGCAGTTGCTTTGTCTGTTTCTGGAGTGTGTACAGTCTTTGGTTGGATATAAGTGAACAAGGCAGTGCCGTAGAACAAAGAAACAACCAAGATATGAGATGAACAAGTGGAGAAAGCTCTGTGTCTGCCAGCTGCTGAAGGGATTCTCAAGATGGTTACAAGAATTCGCAGGTAGGagcacaagatgagcaaacaggGAGTCATGATGAAGATCATGGAGAGAACAAACATCACAATCCTATTGTGGGAGGTATCAACACAAGCCAGTTTCATTACAGGCATGAGGTCACAGAAAAAGTGCTGAATCTTTCCTGTTCCACAGAAGGGAAGACTGAAGATCCAGGTGATCTGGGCTGACTCCACTACCACCCCAGTGGTCCAAGACGCTGTAGCCAATATCAAACACATGCGAGGGCTCATCAAGAGTGTATAACGCAGCAGGTAACAAATAGCTACAAAGCGATCATAAGCCATGGCTGCTAGCAGGGAGCATTCTGTCAGTCCCAAGATGGCAAATGTGTACATCTGAGCTGCACAACCACCCACACTTATAGTCTTGGTCTCCATCAGCAGATGCACCAGCATCTGAGGCACCACAGTGGTGATGTAGCACATCTCCAGGAAGGAGAGGTTaaccaggaagaaatacatgggagTGTGTAAGGAAGTGGAGACCCAGATCAGGGAGATGATGATGAGGTTTCCTCCCAcagtaaacaagtaaacaagtgTTCATTTTTTGAACACATTTTCCAGAGAGAATCTATTACTGTTAGTTACATCAGTTAAGTTTCAATgtgtaaaatgaaaagtttctaaTGGATTTCCATTATGCAATTGAACTAATTATTGGATTTGTGAATGTTTGCCATGGTAATCTTCTTTAAGCTCCTCCAATGGACAGTGACTGTTCAGGTCTTTGTGATATTGTAGGCACAGTTCAGGGACAAAGAAGCTCCATTAACACCACAGATGGCTTTCACTTAATTATCTATGTGGAAAttaacaacataaataaatagaccttAACAGGGCAATTCCTAATTTTGAATGcttctaattaaaataatttgtcagAAACGTGAACAATGTGTTTTCTGCACTTCCTCAAGAAGTGGAAAAACTCATTCattctgagaatttttattttcaaacataacacatttttaaattttgtttctagttttatggagatataattggaaaatagaattttacatatttaaagtttACACATGacaattacatataatatacatataattgtgAAATAATTTTCACAATTAGGATAATGAACACCTAAATCACCATGCATTGTTATCATTTTGAGTGTGATGACAAAGCTCAGGATATGTTGTCTTAGCAAAGTTCaagtatacaatgcagtattattaactaatACCATCATGCTATATACATTATATCCccaaacttattcatcttataactgaaagcttttaccctttgatcaacatctatccatttctcccactccccaactcattctACTCTCCGTTTCAAGTTCAatttttttagactccacataactgagatcatatggtatatgtccTTCTGTTTctgacttatttgacttagccTAATGCCCTCCGAgcccatccatgttgccacaattggcagtatttctttatttttttatggctaaataatatcccTCTTTGAAATTGGTCTTAATGATTTTTGGAGCACAGgcaagaaaggcaaaaataaacaagtgggactacatcaaataaaaacatttctgcacagcaagggaaagaCAGTTAAGAGCATGAAACAGACTGAAGTTATTTATGggtaaatagaaataaaaaagtgaaagaaaccagtggcagcattctggaaaacagtgtggaggttcctcaaaaaattaaaaatagacctaccctatgacccagcaatagcactgctaggaatttacaaaagggatacaggagtactgatgcatagggccacttgtaccccaatgtttatagcagcactctcaacaatagccaaattgtggaaagagcctaaatgtccatcaactgatgaatggataaagaaattgtggtttatatacacaatggagtactacgtggcaatgagaaagaacgaaatatggccctttgtagcaacgtggatggaactggagagtgtgatgctaagtgaaatgagccatacagacaaagacagataccatatggtttcactcttatgtggatcctgagaaacttaacagaaacccatgggggaggggaaggaaaaaaaaaagaggttagagtggaagagagccaaagcataagagactctaaaaaactgagaacacactgagggttgatgggggggtggaagggaggggagggtgggtgatgggtattgaggaaggcacctttggggatgagcactgggtgttgtatggaaaccaatttgacaatacacttcatatgttgaaaagaaaaagaaaaaaagaaaccagtggCAGCAACATGTGGGAGAAGTTTGCTCATGAAGGGGAAGAGATAGACAGGGTGATacctagagaaaaacaaaagacaggatAAGAttacttattattgttattcGTTATGCTTTTAAGATGGAGAACCATATGCCATATCTGGTGTGAAGGAACCATCTGAAAAAAAGCTCTCTGGtgcttattttggaaataaaatgatataacatatattttaatatttgaattaaaGTACTAACTTAGAAAACTATGAACATCTCAGGGTAGAAAATTACAAACAGCCATTTATCACAATAAGATCTGTGCTTCTAGGACTTACAATGTTTGATTTGAGATAAAGAGTAACTTAGCATTTGCAACAGTATTTAGATAGTCTTTTAAtaagattaattaattaagttaCAATACCGTGAATTTTATCAAAGCTAATCAGTTATTAGTAAAGTGATAGCAACTATTACTATATGGTTCCTCAGTGTCAGGACATGAGCTAGgtgatttttaataatgttttaccCATTTAATCACCACAACCtataaacataatgaaaaataaaataatttgtttttctgttattacATTATGATGAACATATTAAAGATGAAGTGTATTTGAACAAAATTTCATGGACAAAATCTCAAAATCTCATTCATGTTTAGTATAaaggggattctctctctttctatctgtctgtgggattgtgggtgatcatcttcCATGCTCAGATTTTTGGTCTCAGGccgcagtgtttggcagaaatcagtgatttttcagaacattggaacgtgcccacaactggcactagtgtttttttttgtttttttttgtttttttttttttgtcacttcaaagcacctatggacagtcctttgcttttccatacaagagtaagcttagcaatgctttgcttcattctaggtcaggctgcctgcagatatagaccctttcctctgctgacttattgccagttacattatatacagtatattaaaagagtttattaatactgtactgtagtcaacatccatgcgaACTATACAATGACCCCCATGcagaaaaaatgttgaaaagaaagatGGTAAGAAGAAGGAGGTTATTTTAGtggaaattaagaaggaaatcatcgagAAGTACGAACAAGGTATGCGAGTGaccgaaattgcaagattttgtAAGAAGTTTACATTTGCATCTTGTCCgcaaagaagaaggagaaaaaggcgGAGGAATCCTTCACTTCAAACGAGATTAGGGAGAAGGGTAAGATGTGAGAAACAgggcaaaattttgtagaaaggAACCACATGAATAAGGCTGTAGTGCGagcgatgaatctgtttaacaacaatgcaatgtcacatttctgtgaaatcctcaaaaggaggcaaaaacaagTGTCAGTGTCtgggttccttgttaaagttgcacaaaaagaaaaagattccattaagTCAATAGAAAGCAGAGATTCCactagtgatagtgaaagttgttcTACACAAACTCTCTTgtttccctcacaccagccataaAGCTTTTTTTCAAAGGTAAGcacagattaatttatttttctttacactttgtattttctttattattttgcattatacTGCAGTattgaaatcatttttatatgaatatttttgggttgtggaatgaatcatctgagtttccattatttcttggggagaaattcattttgatatacaagtgctttggattataagcactTTTCCAGAAAAacttatgctcgcaaaccaaggttttactgtactaaCATCTCTTCTATTATTACACACAAAAACAGTTTGTGAAAGACTTGattgtgtgtttttgtgtttgttttgttgtaaatTGTCTGGTAGAATTTTCTGGTGAAGTCATCTGGGTCTATTTTGGGAGGAAATTCTTTTGACTACTGATTCATCTTTTGCAAAATTGTATGTCTAATCCAGTTATCCAttttttcttgagtcagttttagaaaactgtctttttttcctcagtgttaTCTTTATTTgacactcattcttttttaatctggaaTACCTGAATAgagataccttttatttattatttattacttttttattatttgctttattttctgagTGTATCTTGCCAGAACATTGCcaaattttaccttttcaaagatCAATGCTGGGTCCACTAATATTCTCCTCTGTACATAGCATTTTGTTTCACTAATCTCTgatgttttctttgtaatttatttccttccattttcttttttttatttatttcatttttattaaaaaaattttttaatgtttatttttacttttaggaagagaaagagagacagagcatgagagagggaggagcacagagagagggagacacagaatccgaagcagtctccagggtctgagctgtcagcacagagcctgacatgggactcaaactcatgaaccaggagatcatgacctgagccaaagtcagatgcttaattgactgatcTACTGAGATGCcccagtttatttcatttttaaaatgttttatttattttgagaaagagagagagaaagggagcaagcaagcactagcaggggaggggtagggagaaagggagaaagggagaaagagaatcccaagaaggctccatgttcagtgtggagtctgatgcagggtttgatctcacaaccatgagatcacgacctgagccaaaaacaagaatcggaggcttaacagactctttatgagtcacccaggcacactttccttccattttcattGGGTTTAACTTACTATTGTTTTGAAAATTCTAGGGATGAATTGTTGTCATTATTTCTTGTtgtaattaaaagcaaacatataaatTGCACTTTAATTAGGAATTTTATGAATTCCAGATAATGTTTTTGGCAAGTCAACATGGCAGGAAGATCAATAGCTCCTCAAAGATATCCATGCCCTAAGCCCCCAAAGCTGTGAATATGTTAACTTATATGGAAAAAAGGCATTTTGTAGATGTAAAAATACTAGAGACTTTAatatggggagattattctgagAAAGCTGAGTTGGCTCAATCTAATCACGTGAATTCTTAGAAATGACTCTtagaatgcaactcttgatcttggggtcctgagttcaaagCCCACGTTGGGAGgattttatttaagttaaaaaaaaagaaacgtgtaAACtatattcattacatttttttaaaagatacatccCTCAGTTTAAAGCACACAAATAGATTTTACACATCTTAAGTGTttacacatttttcacatttacaCACCACATTTGGTGTGAGTTTAATTTGTGTTCATCACCTTCTAAGAACTTGGATTCCTCAGGATTAATTCACATATTGAAATTCcaaaagtgggggcgcctgggtggcgcagtcggttaagcgtccgacttcagccaggtcacgatctcgcggtccgtgagttcgagccccgcatcgggctctgggctgatggctcagagcctggagcctgtttccgattctgtgtctccctctctctctgcccctcccccattcatgctctgtctctctctgtccccaaaataaacattgaaaaaaaaattaaaaaaaaaaaaaaaaaagaaattccaaaactGAAATCTATGGACCAAATCCTAGACGAATGTAAGGACATACTTTATCTTTATTCAAGAGCCACTAGATAGCCTATCCTGCTGACATATCTTCATTCTttactctttcaaaatgaatttcatgGTTATAAATGATACAGATTCACaagaagttgcaaagatagtacagggTGGTCACGTGCACATTTTAGTTAAACATAAAGCAGGACATCAAACACACTAAGttgacattttacaaaatgtgaATACACATGAATGGCTCTATACCATTTTATTGCATGTGTAGATTCATGTAACCACTATTAGCAATTATGGTTGAGTTTTGTAAAAAGTTCTTGAAGGGGTGTGAAATAtctatggaagaaaaaaacaataaacaagtgaagataaaaagtgaattttgttaaattagaATTATAATGCAATCTTTTTGAGATGGGCATCTGTGTCTAGTGTACCTTTCAAACCTGctgtttagcacagtgcctgtcacTTCGTAGGTGAAGAAAAAGAATCTATGGAAAAGAATCACTGATGTTTTTTCAGGCAAATGCAAATGTGTAACAACTGGAAAATTATCAGCTAAAATACTTATGATGAA
This genomic window contains:
- the LOC101100488 gene encoding olfactory receptor 10A5-like, whose protein sequence is VYLFTVGGNLIIISLIWVSTSLHTPMYFFLVNLSFLEMCYITTVVPQMLVHLLMETKTISVGGCAAQMYTFAILGLTECSLLAAMAYDRFVAICYLLRYTLLMSPRMCLILATASWTTGVVVESAQITWIFSLPFCGTGKIQHFFCDLMPVMKLACVDTSHNRIVMFVLSMIFIMTPCLLILCSYLRILVTILRIPSAAGRHRAFSTCSSHILVVSLFYGTALFTYIQPKTVHTPETDKATALMYTVVTPALNPVIYTLRNKEVKEAFQRVTQRNPLRQMA